From the Terriglobia bacterium genome, the window CGTACTGCACCGGCACGAACAGCCCGGGGTAGGCGCAGGAGCCGCGCATCGGCGGCCCGACCGGGCCGCGCGTGTAATACGCCGCCACTCCGGCGTTCAGATCCGTCGCCGCGATCGCAAACGGGGTGACCATCTCCTCGAACGTGCGCACCGACGTCAGCCGCTCCAGATACGTTTCCATGCGTTTGTTGGTGGCCAGGCCCAGCCACGAGGGTGTCCAGCGCCCGAAATCCGCAAACGTCGTCTCGCGGGCGATCCGTTCCATCTCCTCCAGCGGCGTTCCCGCGCAGTACACCGCACCGAGCAGCGAGCCCACGCTGGTCCCGGCCACGCAGTCGATCGGAATATTCGCGGCGCGCAGCACCCGCAGCACCCCGATGTGCGCGATCCCCCGCGCAAATCCCCCGGAAAGCGCCAGGCCGATGCGCGGGCGCGCGCGTTCCGGCTCCTCCTCGGGAGTGCCGAACGTGCGCACCCTGTCCGCCGCCCCGCGCAGCCAGCCGATTGCCGTATTCACTTTGCGTGCCAGCATCCTCCCTAAACTCTATCGTGACGCGGGCCCTGAAGCGAGGTATCGTTTGACCCGGGGATATCGGTTTTGTAACCTGCCCTGTCACGCAGATCCCGGGAGAAACCCTGCCATGAAACGTCGCATCGAGAAGGCCGTAGTTCTGGGCGCGGGCACCATGGGTTCGCGCATCGCCGCGCATCTGGCCAACGCCGGATTGCCCTGCATCCTCCTCGATATCGTGCCCCCGGATCTCGCTCCCGGCGCGCCGCCCGCCGAGCGCAACCGCATCGTCCGCGCCGGCCTCGACGCCGCCAGGAAATCGCGCCCCGCCGCCTTCTTCCATCCCTCTTTCGCCGAGCGCATTGCCATCGGCAATTTCGATGACGATCTCGCCCGCTGCGCCGAAGCCGATTGGATCATCGAAGTCGTCGCGGAAAATCTGGAGATCAAGCGCCAGCTCCTCGCCCGCGTCGCCCAGCACCGCAAGCCCGGCGCCATCGTCTCCACCAACACCTCCGGCCTGCCCATCCACCTCATCGCCGAAGGCCTTCCCGAGGAGTTTCAGCAGCATTGGGCCGGCACGCACTTCTTCAATCCTCCGCGCTACCTCAAGCTCGTCGAGCTCATCCCCGGCCCCAAAACGCTCCCCGCCGTCCTCGAAACCCTCGGCGATTTCTGCGACCGCCGCCTCGGCAAGGGCGTCGTCGTCGCCAAGGACACCCCCAACTTCATCGCCAACCGCATCGGCACCTTTTCCATGCTCAACGCCCTGCGCCTCATGGCCGCGCTGGG encodes:
- a CDS encoding patatin-like phospholipase family protein, with product MLARKVNTAIGWLRGAADRVRTFGTPEEEPERARPRIGLALSGGFARGIAHIGVLRVLRAANIPIDCVAGTSVGSLLGAVYCAGTPLEEMERIARETTFADFGRWTPSWLGLATNKRMETYLERLTSVRTFEEMVTPFAIAATDLNAGVAAYYTRGPVGPPMRGSCAYPGLFVPVQYEGRTLVDGFLAAPVPVEGALLLGADIVIAVYLEAGNVANARTVGDVISRSFNIIQGHADLVWRQQADVLIEPDVSPFVWDDFTQTPELVAAGEAAAMRALPQIRAKIAAFRKEAAG